The Macrobrachium rosenbergii isolate ZJJX-2024 chromosome 12, ASM4041242v1, whole genome shotgun sequence region ACTATTAACCGAGAAACTTAAGTGAAACTTAACTGAGTTGTATGATAAAGTTTAACGATGAAGatggaaatttaatttaaaaaaaggtttCAAGTATATGTGTAGATGCACTATAAATttgtaatgcaaaaaaataactttcactttTAGAATTCTAGTGCGTGTTTGAATAAATCATCCTTACTTCGTATGCTGAGATAGTGACTTTAAGCTGCCACATAGTTTTAAATCTTTGTCTAGCTTTTGATTTAATGTCTGGAGTCATTGTCTTTGCAGAAAGTGTATAAATTGAACTCACATATTATTTGTTTGCAAATATCTTTTTAAACCCTGGAATATACTTTCGCGTCAGAGTACGTGCTTTCTGTATTAGATGCCAGGAAATAAAACTGTACCATCCTGAATAATTGGGTGCTGTTAAAACGCATACACTGAGAGGGATGGTATTTAACAGGAACTGAAATCGTGTTGGGATGTATTACAGAAGAGAAGAAATACTTGTATATAATAGCGGTGCCCTTAAGGCgagtaaattgtattttacaGTGCTCTGTGAAATCGAAGAGAAAGGAAATGTTGGCAAGGATTATAACTcggcggcgagtaagaggcaggttcaaggtattctaatttattgacataaaatctctgacaggtcaagaactcttgcgagcggaaaagtagcatCTGACAATAGAGGAAAtcagagggacgtctatatacagtcagatgtgttttcttacacctgaagaatggttaacaattctatgtACAAATTaataagagatttcaaatacatatgatgagaaagcttgcaatgctttaatacattagtaattacagttcttacaaggacataaagtagcttctgaaaatgcataaaagatcatttgaatcaggagcgctggatctgtttcctgagtCCCAGTGCTTCatgtacatttttgttttgaagtgaggatgccctgagggtgccgacgacagctctggacctcagaGTACTCCCTCCCCACGAAAGTAAGCCTATGGGAGTGGGTCTCAGTCTGGGATataggctggttttaatctgtcGGTTGAGGCCCAGGTGATTTTCCTGTCCACTGCCAGCTAATACGCTTTCTCTCTGCAGTTTGGTCCCAAGTAGGCTGGAGAGAGGCAGGGGGGCTTGTATGTGTCTATTCTTATGAATGcatactttgctgttttaaggtCTTCAGGGCCATATTCTTTTCTTACTACATCATATGTTGTCTTTGCCGGCATGATGTTTTCCAATGCTCTATGGATGTCTGAAAGAGTAGTGGACCCTGTCGTGTCTTAAAAAACGTCTACCAGTATTGGCAATGCTTGGCTGTAGTGTGCTTCTGCCGGCGATACGTTGAAAGCTGCATGCGGAGCTGTTCTTAATCCCAGTAAGAACCCAGAGTAATTCCCTTCCCCAACTCAGGCCTTGACATCTCGTGGTGAGTGCTGATTTGAGAGAGCGGTGCAGCAGCTCCACCATGCCATTCACTTCTGGGTTGTGTGCTGTTGTGTGAATAAGTTTTTGTCCCGAGGCTGGTGGTGAGGGAGCTCCATAAGGTGGAGGTGAAGTTAGCTCCTCTGTCGCTTGTTATGTACTGCGGTACTCCATGCCTGCTGACCCAGTCTATTagtgctttcacacaactctgCTGTCTTCTGCCTTAcaggtattgcttctggccatctggtgTTCCTGTCAATGATCATGAAGATATACCTGTGCCCCAAGGAGGGGGGGCACAGTTCCCACGATGTGGATGTGGACCAGTCGTCgctgtgttgtctggaattctCCTATCCCCATCCCTGTGTGCcagttatttttgatgtttggcaTGGGAGGCATTCTCTCGCCCAGTTTTTGATGTccactttcattccccaccagatgtactgctACGACAGGGTTTGGGCGGTGAATCTGCCTGATGGGTGGGGCAAGTTGTGAGTgaggttgaaggctttctttctcaatCCTAGTGATAGGTATGGGCGAGGCTGTCTCTCTGTCATTGATGGATAGGTCTCTCCACATAAGGGCAGGGTTCTCCCACCGAAGTCGCTGTAGGTACATGTCATCCTTCTGAGCTGATGCTATTTCAGGATATGATATCCTGATCTGGATGGTATTGATGGCGCTTCGGGAAAGGGCATCTGCCATGTTGTTGGAAG contains the following coding sequences:
- the LOC136843970 gene encoding uncharacterized protein; its protein translation is MLEGQQFVVQTGHQSLVHAFTKSGDGWSVRKQCHLSSSAEHSCTIRYLKGSSNNMADALSRSAINTIQIRISYPEIASAQKDDMYLQRLRWENPALMWRDLSINDRETASPIPITRIEKESLQPHSQLAPPIRQIHRPNPVVAVHLVGNESGHQKLGERMPPMPNIKNNWHTGMGIGEFQTTQRRLVHIHIVGTVPPLLGAQVYLHDH